From one Bos indicus isolate NIAB-ARS_2022 breed Sahiwal x Tharparkar chromosome 16, NIAB-ARS_B.indTharparkar_mat_pri_1.0, whole genome shotgun sequence genomic stretch:
- the LOC139176487 gene encoding receptor-type tyrosine-protein phosphatase V-like isoform X4, producing MPGCSRGDYCWHSGAREPARPDCPLPASASGRLSPEGTGRASGVSRLCPPQGVASPGLRLFLPGKPAAEEHRRLPGMRPPVLFVAILWLPGFLAKEGECQPPEEGPSWASGGSPLRVTVSSRGRSASLTLNWDAPGPGGLGRTLRLSRLSPRGSPEGQLLQAHTNASSFEFRDLVPGSRYQLEVTAVRPCGQNASLSLTALTAPSTVQDLKLHGSESPSSLEASWGSAPGGQDGYQLVLCHLESQTVVHNVSTSAGTLSYNFSHLLPGSEYGLEITTWAAHLQAKTSTRQWTAPVPPGQLALRALGTRALRASWYSSGGAAWLHLLLTDLLSGFNLTAGVTRGVSSHTFPCLSPGTPYTLKLSAVAGPHWAVGPSATEWTRPSTPRDLGLAPQPPGLRASWKVGPGAREGYLLRLSGPVDKTLSLGPGALNITFLRPLPSGHYALELRVLAGPYEARAQATAWLGDALAQRPQGSGTELPLDRPEASEEPGSQILPYTEGAPCLLRNVSGAPGVTLVTLHGPGARSQVDAVSALGTASASPTGHTGPPTPQSLEVTGRDSPSTLTIGWAPAAGPREGYRVSWHQEGSQSSPGGLVNLGPDNTSLMLPDLVPGSCYTVSVWTRAGNLSSSIQRARACTLPAPPVSLSLGLAAQPPALRAVWSPPAGGRDGFLLRLYCLRPPALEGQDTLGPEVQTFSWTRLAPGTEFLVWLATLRGPDESSAANATGWTRPLAPALVNVTSEGATQLRASWVHALGGRDGYRVTLYQAGVQVRSSPVGAHVDSASFLALTPGTEYKVEVVTQAGPLRAVAASAAGWTPPVVPAELLVSMQAGSAVVSLAWASGPLGHGACHAQLSGARLLSREQPLALGQARLVLRDLTPGRNLSLTVQCRAGPLQASTHPVLLPVEPDPVEDVQCQPEATRLALVWTVPTGDVDTCLVVAEQLAAGGAAQLIFRANTSGGALLLAPLAPAASYRLSLSVLGRNGLWSRVVSLVCATVPEAWHPPELAAAPRLEPETGMGVLIAQGMFGEEDGQIQWYGVIASTNMSLARPPREAINCTWFDHYYGGRDAYLAVLLSNPFYAGPWAAPTSWPVPVGTDDCGQTRDICNGRLRPGSRYRFSVVAFSRHSPDTLIAFSAFSEPRTSPSWAVPLPVTAGIVASVLALVWLGLLCGRRVKGQRAEKSLRSQELTAYNLRRTHRPIPAHSFQQSFESKSAHACQAFFQEFEELKEVGKEQPRLEAEHPANSTKNRYPHVLPYDHSRVRLALLDGKPHSDYINASFIPGYTHPQEFIATQGPLKKTLADFWRLVWEQQVHVIVMLTVGMENGRVLCEHYWPADSSPVTHGPVTICLLAEQPQDEWTTREFQLHHAAQQQLRRVKQLQFTTWPDHSVPEAPSSLLAFVELAREQARAAVGAGPLLVHCSAGVGRSGTFVALWRLLRQLEEEQVVDAFHAVHMLRLHRPLMIQTPSQYVFLHRCLLSRVLEGPPSSRTAEVAETHSGHWAAPGTPHVAGAPCRPQPIPVRNFARVCAERAADGNAGFLGEHQLLLQALKNEAGSGMPSPRDGCCHERPPSAESGPAGEMLEAWLFPEFWPTETQPVVTDTVTVRWVADGSAAGWPCTFLHVTHVSWAAWSGGLHGAAGPPGSRANVSAQKASGKERPVQRLQFPCGEPGQVLPPETLLPFLAAVGRCCPWDTEQPGTLLSHCSKDAAQLGTFLALEQLLQQAGAEGAVDIFTVALQQSQACGLMTPTLEEYIHLYSCLNSALSDGLP from the exons ATGCCAGGATGCAGCAGGGGAGACTACTGTTGGCACTCAGGAGCCAGGGAGCCAGCACGCCCAGACTGCCCGCTGCCCGCCTCTGCGTCCGGCCGGCTCTCCCCAGAAGGAACA GGCAGGGCATCGGGAGTCAGCCGTCTCTGCCCACCCCAGGGCGTTGCTTCTCCAGGTCTGCGTCTCTTCCTGCCTGGAAAGCCAGCTGCTGAAGAGCACCGGAG ACTCCCTGGAATGAGACCCCCAGTCCTGTTCGTGGCGATCCTCTGGCTCCCAGGCTTCTTGGCCAAG GAAGGCGAGTGCCAGCCCCCAGAAGAGGGTCCCAGCTGGGCGAGTGGAG GATCGCCTCTGAGGGTGACGGTCAGCAGCCGGGGCAGGTCTGCCAGCCTCACGCTGAACTGGGACGCCCCAGGGCCAGGTGGGCTCGGCCGCACCCTCCGCCTCAGCCGGCTGAGCCCCCGTGGCTCCCCTGAAGGGCAGCTGCTCCAGGCTCACACCAACGCGTCCAGCTTCGAGTTCCGGGACCTGGTGCCAGGAAGTCGCTACCAGCTGGAGGTGACGGCCGTGCGCCCCTGCGGGCAGAACGCCAGCCTCAGCCTCACTGCGCTCACAG CCCCGTCCACTGTCCAGGACCTGAAGCTCCACGGCTCTGAGAGCCCATCCAGCCTGGAGGCCTCGTGGGGCTCTGCTCCCGGGGGGCAGGATGGCTATCAGCTTGTCCTCTGCCATCTGGAGTCCCAGACAGTGGTTCACAATGTCTCCACGTCCGCCGGCACCCTGTCCTACAATTTTAGCCACCTCTTACCGGGCAGTGAGTACGGCTTGGAGATTACCACCTGGGCCGCCCACCTCCAAGCGAAGACCAGCACTCGCCAGTGGACAG CTCCTGTGCCTCCAGGGCAGCTGGCGCTGCGCGCCCTGGGCACCAGAGCCCTGCGGGCTTCCTGGTACAGCTCTGGGGGGGCCGCCTGGCTGCACCTCCTGCTCACGGACCTCCTCAGTGGCTTCAACCTGACGGCAGGCGTCACACGAGGTGTCTCCAGTCACACCTTCCCGTGCCTCTCTCCTGGAACTCCCTACACGCTGAAACTTAGCGCTGTCGCTGGGCCTCATTGGGCAGTGGGGCCCAGTGCCACTGAGTGGACCC GTCCCTCCACGCCCCGGGACCTGGGGCTcgctccccagcccccagggctcAGGGCCAGCTGGAAGGTGGGCCCGGGGGCCCGGGAGGGTTACCTGCTCAGGCTGAGCGGGCCTGTGGACAAGACCCTAAGTTTGGGCCCTGGGGCCCTCAACATCACGTTCCTGAGGCCCCTGCCATCTGGACACTACGCTCTGGAGCTGAGAGTTCTGGCAGGGCCCTACGAGGCCCGGGCCCAGGCCACTGCCTGGCTGGGCG ATGCTCTAGCCCAGCGCCCGCAGGGCAGTGGTACCGAGCTGCCCCTGGACAGGCCGGAGGCCAGCGAGGAGCCTGGGAGCCAGATACTGCCCTACACCGAGGGAGccccctgcctcctcagaaatgtCTCGGGGGCACCTGGTGTCACCCTGGTCACACTCCACGGGCCTGGGGCCCGCTCCCAGGTGGACGCTGTTTCCGCTCTGGGCACTGCCTCCGCAAGCCCCACAGGCCACACCG GGCCCCCCACGCCACAGTCACTCGAGGTCACCGGCAGGGATAGCCCCTCCACCTTGACCATTGGCTGGGCCCCAGCAGCAGGGCCGCGGGAAGGCTACAGGGTCAGCTGGCACCAGGAGGGCAGCCAGAGCTCGCCGGGCGGTCTTGTCAACTTGGGCCCAGACAACACCAGCCTGATGCTGCCGGATCTGGTGCCCGGTTCCTGCTACACCGTGTCTGTATGGACTCGGGCGGGAAACCTCAGCTCCAGCATCCAAAGGGCTCGCGCCTGCACAC TCCCTGCGCCGCCCGTCAGCCTGAGCCTGGGCCTGGCcgcccagccccctgccctgagGGCAGTCTGGAGCCCCCCCGCGGGGGGCAGGGACGGCTTTCTCCTGCGGCTCTACTGCCTGCGGCCCCCGGCTCTGGAGGGCCAGGACACCCTGGGCCCTGAGGTGCAGACCTTCTCCTGGACCCGGCTGGCTCCAGGCACTGAGTTCCTGGTGTGGTTGGCCACCCTGCGGGGCCCCGACGAGAGCAGCGCTGCCAACGCCACGGGCTGGACGC GCCCCCTCGCCCCTGCCCTGGTGAATGTGACCAGTGAAGGCGCCACCCAGCTCCGGGCGTCCTGGGTCCACGCGCTGGGGGGCCGGGATGGCTACCGGGTGACCCTGTACCAGGCGGGCGTCCAGGTGCGCTCCAGCCCCGTGGGGGCCCATGTGGACAGCGCCAGCTTCTTGGCTCTGACTCCGGGCACTGAGTACAAGGTGGAGGTGGTCACGCAGGCCGGGCCCCTCCGTGCGGTGGCAGCCAGCGCTGCCGGCTGGACCC CCCCAGTGGTGCCCGCAGAGCTGCTGGTGTCCATGCAGGCGGGCAGCGCCGTGGTCAGCCTGGCCTGGGCCAGCGGCCCCCTGGGGCACGGAGCCTGCCATGCGCAGCTCTCGGGGGCCAGGCTCCTGTCCCGGGAGCAGCCCCTGGCCCTGGGCCAAGCCCGCCTGGTCCTGAGGGACCTCACGCCTGGACGCAACCTGTCCTTGACGGTGCAGTGCCGGGCAGGGCCCCTCCAGGCCTCCACACACCCTGTGCTGCTGCCCGTGG AGCCTGACCCGGTGGAGGACGTGCAGTGCCAGCCCGAGGCCACGCGCCTGGCCCTGGTCTGGACAGTGCCCACGGGGGATGTGGACACCTGTCTGGTGGTGGCGGAGCAGCTGGCAGCGGGAGGGGCCGCCCAGCTCATCTTCCGGGCCAACACCTCCGGGGGCGCCCTCCTGCTGGCCCCCCTGGCGCCCGCTGCGTCCTACCGCCTCAGCCTCTCGGTGCTGGGCAGGAACGGCCTGTGGAGCCGGGTGGTCAGCCTGGTGTGCGCCACTGTGCCCGAGG CCTGGCACCCCCCGGAGCTGGCTGCAGCCCCCCGGCTGGAGCCCGAGACGGGGATGGGTGTGCTGATCGCCCAGGGCATGTTTGGCGAGGAGGACGGGCAGATCCAGTGGTATGGGGTCATCGCCAGCACCAACATGTCGC TGGCCCGGCCTCCCCGCGAAGCCATCAACTGCACGTGGTTCGACCACTACTACGGGGGCCGCGACGCCTACCTGGCCGTGCTGCTCTCCAACCCCTTCTACGCCGGGCCCTGGGCCGCGCCCACATCCTGGCCGGTGCCTGTGGGCACAGACGACTGCGGCCAGACCCGCGACATATGTAACGGGCGGCTCAGGCCAGGCTCCCGGTATCG GTTCAGTGTCGTGGCCTTTTCCAGGCATAGCCCTGACACCCTCATCGCCTTCTCAGCCTTTTCAG AGCCCCGGACCAGCCCGTCCTGGGCGGTGCCCCTCCCAGTGACAGCGGGCATCGTGGCCAGCGTGCTAGCCCTGGTCTGGCTGGGCCTGCTGTGCGGGAGGCGAGTGAAGGGGCAAAG GGCGGAGAAGAGCCTGCGCTCCCAGGAGCTGACGGCTTACAACCTGCG GCGGACCCACCGGCCCATCCCCGCGCACAGCTTCCAGCAGAGCTTTGAGAGCAAGAGTGCCCACGCCTGCCAGGCCTTCTTTCAGGAGTTTGAG GAGCTGAAGGAGGTGGGCAAGGAGCAGCCTAGGCTGGAGGCTGAGCACCCTGCCAACAGTACCAAGAACCGCTACCCTCACGTGCTGCCCT ACGACCACTCCCGGGTCAGGCTGGCCCTGCTGGACGGGAAGCCCCACTCTGACTACATCAACGCTAGCTTCATTCCG GGCTACACCCACCCGCAGGAGTTCATCGCCACCCAGGGGCCTCTCAAGAAGACCCTGGCGGACTTTTGGAGGCTGGTGTGGGAGCAGCAGGTCCACGTCATCGTCATGCTGACGGTGGGCATGGAGAACGGGCGG GTGCTGTGCGAGCACTACTGGCCAGCCGACTCCAGCCCGGTCACCCACGGGCCCGTCACCATCTGCCTGCTGGCCGAGCAGCCCCAGGACGAGTGGACCACGCGGGAATTCCAGCTGCACCAC gctgcccAGCAGCAGCTGCGGAGGGTGAAGCAGCTGCAGTTCACCACCTGGCCGGACCACAGTGTCCCCGAGGCCCCCAGCTCCCTGCTGGCTTTTGTGGAGCTGGCCCGGGAGCAGGCGAGGGCTGCCGTGGGCGCAGGGCCCCTCCTGGTGCACTGCAG CGCGGGTGTGGGCCGCTCGGGCACCTTCGTGGCCCTGTGGCGGCTGCTGCGGCagctggaggaggagcaggtggTGGACGCGTTCCACGCGGTGCACATGCTGCGCCTGCACCGGCCACTCATGATCCAGACCCCG aGCCAGTACGTCTTCCTGCACAGATGCCTCCTGAGCAGGGTCCTGGAAGGGCCCCCCAGCAGCCGCACTGCTGA GGTTGCAGAGACCCACAGCGGGCACTGGGCAGCCCCGGGCACCCCCCATGTGGCCGGTGCCCCCTGCAGGCCACAGCCCATCCCCGTGAGGAACTTTGCCCGGGTGTGCGCGGAGCGGGCTGCCGACGGCAACGCGGGCTTCCTTGGGGAGCACCAG CTCCTGCTCCAGGCCCTGAAAAACGAGGCCGGCTCTGGGATGCCGTCTCCCCGGG ATGGCTGTTGTCACGAGCGGCCCCCTTCGGCAGAGAGCGGCCCGGCTGGGGAGATGCTTGAAGCCTGGCTCTTCCCC GAATTCTGGCCCACGGAGACGCAGCCGGTCGTCACAGACACGGTGACCGTGCGCTGGGTGGCGGATGGCAGTGCTGCAGGCTGGCCCTGCACCTTCCTTCACGTCACACACGTAAGCTGGGCCGCGTGGTCGGGGGGGCTCCACGGAGCCGCGGGTCCCCCGGGCAGCCGTGCCAATGTCTCTGCCCAGAAGGCGAGCGGGAAGGAGAGGCCGGTGCAGCGGCTGCAGTTTCCATGCGGGGAGCCGGGCCAGGTGCTCCCCCCCGAGACCCTGCTGCCCTTCCTGGCCGCCGTGGGCCGGTGCTGCCCCTGGGACACTGAGCAGCCAGGCACGCTGCTCAGCCACTGCAG CAAGGATGCGGCCCAGCTGGGCACCTTCCTGGCCCTGGAGCAGCTGCTGCAGCAGGCAGGGGCCGAGGGCGCCGTGGACATCTTCACCGTGGCCTTGCAGCAGTCACAGGCCTGTGGCCTCATGACCCCAACGCTG GAGGAGTACATCCACCTCTACAGCTGCCTCAACAGCGCGCTCTCGGACGGGCTGCCGTGA
- the LOC139176487 gene encoding receptor-type tyrosine-protein phosphatase V-like isoform X1, with product MPGCSRGDYCWHSGAREPARPDCPLPASASGRLSPEGTGRASGVSRLCPPQGVASPGLRLFLPGKPAAEEHRRLPGMRPPVLFVAILWLPGFLAKEGECQPPEEGPSWASGGSPLRVTVSSRGRSASLTLNWDAPGPGGLGRTLRLSRLSPRGSPEGQLLQAHTNASSFEFRDLVPGSRYQLEVTAVRPCGQNASLSLTALTAPSTVQDLKLHGSESPSSLEASWGSAPGGQDGYQLVLCHLESQTVVHNVSTSAGTLSYNFSHLLPGSEYGLEITTWAAHLQAKTSTRQWTAPVPPGQLALRALGTRALRASWYSSGGAAWLHLLLTDLLSGFNLTAGVTRGVSSHTFPCLSPGTPYTLKLSAVAGPHWAVGPSATEWTRPSTPRDLGLAPQPPGLRASWKVGPGAREGYLLRLSGPVDKTLSLGPGALNITFLRPLPSGHYALELRVLAGPYEARAQATAWLGDALAQRPQGSGTELPLDRPEASEEPGSQILPYTEGAPCLLRNVSGAPGVTLVTLHGPGARSQVDAVSALGTASASPTGHTGPPTPQSLEVTGRDSPSTLTIGWAPAAGPREGYRVSWHQEGSQSSPGGLVNLGPDNTSLMLPDLVPGSCYTVSVWTRAGNLSSSIQRARACTLPAPPVSLSLGLAAQPPALRAVWSPPAGGRDGFLLRLYCLRPPALEGQDTLGPEVQTFSWTRLAPGTEFLVWLATLRGPDESSAANATGWTRPLAPALVNVTSEGATQLRASWVHALGGRDGYRVTLYQAGVQVRSSPVGAHVDSASFLALTPGTEYKVEVVTQAGPLRAVAASAAGWTPPVVPAELLVSMQAGSAVVSLAWASGPLGHGACHAQLSGARLLSREQPLALGQARLVLRDLTPGRNLSLTVQCRAGPLQASTHPVLLPVEPDPVEDVQCQPEATRLALVWTVPTGDVDTCLVVAEQLAAGGAAQLIFRANTSGGALLLAPLAPAASYRLSLSVLGRNGLWSRVVSLVCATVPEAWHPPELAAAPRLEPETGMGVLIAQGMFGEEDGQIQWYGVIASTNMSLARPPREAINCTWFDHYYGGRDAYLAVLLSNPFYAGPWAAPTSWPVPVGTDDCGQTRDICNGRLRPGSRYRFSVVAFSRHSPDTLIAFSAFSEPRTSPSWAVPLPVTAGIVASVLALVWLGLLCGRRVKGQRAEKSLRSQELTAYNLRRTHRPIPAHSFQQSFESKSAHACQAFFQEFEELKEVGKEQPRLEAEHPANSTKNRYPHVLPYDHSRVRLALLDGKPHSDYINASFIPGYTHPQEFIATQGPLKKTLADFWRLVWEQQVHVIVMLTVGMENGRVLCEHYWPADSSPVTHGPVTICLLAEQPQDEWTTREFQLHHAAQQQLRRVKQLQFTTWPDHSVPEAPSSLLAFVELAREQARAAVGAGPLLVHCSAGVGRSGTFVALWRLLRQLEEEQVVDAFHAVHMLRLHRPLMIQTPSQYVFLHRCLLSRVLEGPPSSRTAEVAETHSGHWAAPGTPHVAGAPCRPQPIPVRNFARVCAERAADGNAGFLGEHQLLLQALKNEAGSGMPSPRDGCCHERPPSAESGPAGEMLEAWLFPGGPSGRDHVVLTGPAGPAELWELVWEHGACVLVSLCPPDPQEKEFWPTETQPVVTDTVTVRWVADGSAAGWPCTFLHVTHVSWAAWSGGLHGAAGPPGSRANVSAQKASGKERPVQRLQFPCGEPGQVLPPETLLPFLAAVGRCCPWDTEQPGTLLSHCSKDAAQLGTFLALEQLLQQAGAEGAVDIFTVALQQSQACGLMTPTLEEYIHLYSCLNSALSDGLP from the exons ATGCCAGGATGCAGCAGGGGAGACTACTGTTGGCACTCAGGAGCCAGGGAGCCAGCACGCCCAGACTGCCCGCTGCCCGCCTCTGCGTCCGGCCGGCTCTCCCCAGAAGGAACA GGCAGGGCATCGGGAGTCAGCCGTCTCTGCCCACCCCAGGGCGTTGCTTCTCCAGGTCTGCGTCTCTTCCTGCCTGGAAAGCCAGCTGCTGAAGAGCACCGGAG ACTCCCTGGAATGAGACCCCCAGTCCTGTTCGTGGCGATCCTCTGGCTCCCAGGCTTCTTGGCCAAG GAAGGCGAGTGCCAGCCCCCAGAAGAGGGTCCCAGCTGGGCGAGTGGAG GATCGCCTCTGAGGGTGACGGTCAGCAGCCGGGGCAGGTCTGCCAGCCTCACGCTGAACTGGGACGCCCCAGGGCCAGGTGGGCTCGGCCGCACCCTCCGCCTCAGCCGGCTGAGCCCCCGTGGCTCCCCTGAAGGGCAGCTGCTCCAGGCTCACACCAACGCGTCCAGCTTCGAGTTCCGGGACCTGGTGCCAGGAAGTCGCTACCAGCTGGAGGTGACGGCCGTGCGCCCCTGCGGGCAGAACGCCAGCCTCAGCCTCACTGCGCTCACAG CCCCGTCCACTGTCCAGGACCTGAAGCTCCACGGCTCTGAGAGCCCATCCAGCCTGGAGGCCTCGTGGGGCTCTGCTCCCGGGGGGCAGGATGGCTATCAGCTTGTCCTCTGCCATCTGGAGTCCCAGACAGTGGTTCACAATGTCTCCACGTCCGCCGGCACCCTGTCCTACAATTTTAGCCACCTCTTACCGGGCAGTGAGTACGGCTTGGAGATTACCACCTGGGCCGCCCACCTCCAAGCGAAGACCAGCACTCGCCAGTGGACAG CTCCTGTGCCTCCAGGGCAGCTGGCGCTGCGCGCCCTGGGCACCAGAGCCCTGCGGGCTTCCTGGTACAGCTCTGGGGGGGCCGCCTGGCTGCACCTCCTGCTCACGGACCTCCTCAGTGGCTTCAACCTGACGGCAGGCGTCACACGAGGTGTCTCCAGTCACACCTTCCCGTGCCTCTCTCCTGGAACTCCCTACACGCTGAAACTTAGCGCTGTCGCTGGGCCTCATTGGGCAGTGGGGCCCAGTGCCACTGAGTGGACCC GTCCCTCCACGCCCCGGGACCTGGGGCTcgctccccagcccccagggctcAGGGCCAGCTGGAAGGTGGGCCCGGGGGCCCGGGAGGGTTACCTGCTCAGGCTGAGCGGGCCTGTGGACAAGACCCTAAGTTTGGGCCCTGGGGCCCTCAACATCACGTTCCTGAGGCCCCTGCCATCTGGACACTACGCTCTGGAGCTGAGAGTTCTGGCAGGGCCCTACGAGGCCCGGGCCCAGGCCACTGCCTGGCTGGGCG ATGCTCTAGCCCAGCGCCCGCAGGGCAGTGGTACCGAGCTGCCCCTGGACAGGCCGGAGGCCAGCGAGGAGCCTGGGAGCCAGATACTGCCCTACACCGAGGGAGccccctgcctcctcagaaatgtCTCGGGGGCACCTGGTGTCACCCTGGTCACACTCCACGGGCCTGGGGCCCGCTCCCAGGTGGACGCTGTTTCCGCTCTGGGCACTGCCTCCGCAAGCCCCACAGGCCACACCG GGCCCCCCACGCCACAGTCACTCGAGGTCACCGGCAGGGATAGCCCCTCCACCTTGACCATTGGCTGGGCCCCAGCAGCAGGGCCGCGGGAAGGCTACAGGGTCAGCTGGCACCAGGAGGGCAGCCAGAGCTCGCCGGGCGGTCTTGTCAACTTGGGCCCAGACAACACCAGCCTGATGCTGCCGGATCTGGTGCCCGGTTCCTGCTACACCGTGTCTGTATGGACTCGGGCGGGAAACCTCAGCTCCAGCATCCAAAGGGCTCGCGCCTGCACAC TCCCTGCGCCGCCCGTCAGCCTGAGCCTGGGCCTGGCcgcccagccccctgccctgagGGCAGTCTGGAGCCCCCCCGCGGGGGGCAGGGACGGCTTTCTCCTGCGGCTCTACTGCCTGCGGCCCCCGGCTCTGGAGGGCCAGGACACCCTGGGCCCTGAGGTGCAGACCTTCTCCTGGACCCGGCTGGCTCCAGGCACTGAGTTCCTGGTGTGGTTGGCCACCCTGCGGGGCCCCGACGAGAGCAGCGCTGCCAACGCCACGGGCTGGACGC GCCCCCTCGCCCCTGCCCTGGTGAATGTGACCAGTGAAGGCGCCACCCAGCTCCGGGCGTCCTGGGTCCACGCGCTGGGGGGCCGGGATGGCTACCGGGTGACCCTGTACCAGGCGGGCGTCCAGGTGCGCTCCAGCCCCGTGGGGGCCCATGTGGACAGCGCCAGCTTCTTGGCTCTGACTCCGGGCACTGAGTACAAGGTGGAGGTGGTCACGCAGGCCGGGCCCCTCCGTGCGGTGGCAGCCAGCGCTGCCGGCTGGACCC CCCCAGTGGTGCCCGCAGAGCTGCTGGTGTCCATGCAGGCGGGCAGCGCCGTGGTCAGCCTGGCCTGGGCCAGCGGCCCCCTGGGGCACGGAGCCTGCCATGCGCAGCTCTCGGGGGCCAGGCTCCTGTCCCGGGAGCAGCCCCTGGCCCTGGGCCAAGCCCGCCTGGTCCTGAGGGACCTCACGCCTGGACGCAACCTGTCCTTGACGGTGCAGTGCCGGGCAGGGCCCCTCCAGGCCTCCACACACCCTGTGCTGCTGCCCGTGG AGCCTGACCCGGTGGAGGACGTGCAGTGCCAGCCCGAGGCCACGCGCCTGGCCCTGGTCTGGACAGTGCCCACGGGGGATGTGGACACCTGTCTGGTGGTGGCGGAGCAGCTGGCAGCGGGAGGGGCCGCCCAGCTCATCTTCCGGGCCAACACCTCCGGGGGCGCCCTCCTGCTGGCCCCCCTGGCGCCCGCTGCGTCCTACCGCCTCAGCCTCTCGGTGCTGGGCAGGAACGGCCTGTGGAGCCGGGTGGTCAGCCTGGTGTGCGCCACTGTGCCCGAGG CCTGGCACCCCCCGGAGCTGGCTGCAGCCCCCCGGCTGGAGCCCGAGACGGGGATGGGTGTGCTGATCGCCCAGGGCATGTTTGGCGAGGAGGACGGGCAGATCCAGTGGTATGGGGTCATCGCCAGCACCAACATGTCGC TGGCCCGGCCTCCCCGCGAAGCCATCAACTGCACGTGGTTCGACCACTACTACGGGGGCCGCGACGCCTACCTGGCCGTGCTGCTCTCCAACCCCTTCTACGCCGGGCCCTGGGCCGCGCCCACATCCTGGCCGGTGCCTGTGGGCACAGACGACTGCGGCCAGACCCGCGACATATGTAACGGGCGGCTCAGGCCAGGCTCCCGGTATCG GTTCAGTGTCGTGGCCTTTTCCAGGCATAGCCCTGACACCCTCATCGCCTTCTCAGCCTTTTCAG AGCCCCGGACCAGCCCGTCCTGGGCGGTGCCCCTCCCAGTGACAGCGGGCATCGTGGCCAGCGTGCTAGCCCTGGTCTGGCTGGGCCTGCTGTGCGGGAGGCGAGTGAAGGGGCAAAG GGCGGAGAAGAGCCTGCGCTCCCAGGAGCTGACGGCTTACAACCTGCG GCGGACCCACCGGCCCATCCCCGCGCACAGCTTCCAGCAGAGCTTTGAGAGCAAGAGTGCCCACGCCTGCCAGGCCTTCTTTCAGGAGTTTGAG GAGCTGAAGGAGGTGGGCAAGGAGCAGCCTAGGCTGGAGGCTGAGCACCCTGCCAACAGTACCAAGAACCGCTACCCTCACGTGCTGCCCT ACGACCACTCCCGGGTCAGGCTGGCCCTGCTGGACGGGAAGCCCCACTCTGACTACATCAACGCTAGCTTCATTCCG GGCTACACCCACCCGCAGGAGTTCATCGCCACCCAGGGGCCTCTCAAGAAGACCCTGGCGGACTTTTGGAGGCTGGTGTGGGAGCAGCAGGTCCACGTCATCGTCATGCTGACGGTGGGCATGGAGAACGGGCGG GTGCTGTGCGAGCACTACTGGCCAGCCGACTCCAGCCCGGTCACCCACGGGCCCGTCACCATCTGCCTGCTGGCCGAGCAGCCCCAGGACGAGTGGACCACGCGGGAATTCCAGCTGCACCAC gctgcccAGCAGCAGCTGCGGAGGGTGAAGCAGCTGCAGTTCACCACCTGGCCGGACCACAGTGTCCCCGAGGCCCCCAGCTCCCTGCTGGCTTTTGTGGAGCTGGCCCGGGAGCAGGCGAGGGCTGCCGTGGGCGCAGGGCCCCTCCTGGTGCACTGCAG CGCGGGTGTGGGCCGCTCGGGCACCTTCGTGGCCCTGTGGCGGCTGCTGCGGCagctggaggaggagcaggtggTGGACGCGTTCCACGCGGTGCACATGCTGCGCCTGCACCGGCCACTCATGATCCAGACCCCG aGCCAGTACGTCTTCCTGCACAGATGCCTCCTGAGCAGGGTCCTGGAAGGGCCCCCCAGCAGCCGCACTGCTGA GGTTGCAGAGACCCACAGCGGGCACTGGGCAGCCCCGGGCACCCCCCATGTGGCCGGTGCCCCCTGCAGGCCACAGCCCATCCCCGTGAGGAACTTTGCCCGGGTGTGCGCGGAGCGGGCTGCCGACGGCAACGCGGGCTTCCTTGGGGAGCACCAG CTCCTGCTCCAGGCCCTGAAAAACGAGGCCGGCTCTGGGATGCCGTCTCCCCGGG ATGGCTGTTGTCACGAGCGGCCCCCTTCGGCAGAGAGCGGCCCGGCTGGGGAGATGCTTGAAGCCTGGCTCTTCCCC GGCGGGCCCTCTGGCCGCGACCATGTGGTGCTGACTGGCCCCGCGGGGCCAgctgaactctgggagctggtgtggGAGCATGGGGCCTGCGTGCTGGTCTCCTTGTGCCCACCGGACCCCCAGGAGAAG GAATTCTGGCCCACGGAGACGCAGCCGGTCGTCACAGACACGGTGACCGTGCGCTGGGTGGCGGATGGCAGTGCTGCAGGCTGGCCCTGCACCTTCCTTCACGTCACACACGTAAGCTGGGCCGCGTGGTCGGGGGGGCTCCACGGAGCCGCGGGTCCCCCGGGCAGCCGTGCCAATGTCTCTGCCCAGAAGGCGAGCGGGAAGGAGAGGCCGGTGCAGCGGCTGCAGTTTCCATGCGGGGAGCCGGGCCAGGTGCTCCCCCCCGAGACCCTGCTGCCCTTCCTGGCCGCCGTGGGCCGGTGCTGCCCCTGGGACACTGAGCAGCCAGGCACGCTGCTCAGCCACTGCAG CAAGGATGCGGCCCAGCTGGGCACCTTCCTGGCCCTGGAGCAGCTGCTGCAGCAGGCAGGGGCCGAGGGCGCCGTGGACATCTTCACCGTGGCCTTGCAGCAGTCACAGGCCTGTGGCCTCATGACCCCAACGCTG GAGGAGTACATCCACCTCTACAGCTGCCTCAACAGCGCGCTCTCGGACGGGCTGCCGTGA